One Fibrobacter sp. UWB2 DNA window includes the following coding sequences:
- a CDS encoding HAD family phosphatase, with the protein MLKNYIFDLGGVLLDIRMKNAYERFVALGLPPAELEPGGSVYKLMEDYQLGYVTTAEFCQQVAKKCYNVGKCAANVFARSAEAPTTPRDIEEAWNSICLGVADRKLQALRRLRKTEGVASVSLLSNTNELHWECCCQNWFNANGNKLEDFFDKIFLSQELHLQKPDPEIFKTAIRELGASPAETIFLDDSPVNTAAAAACGLQTLTVTADIDWVETLRI; encoded by the coding sequence ATGCTCAAGAACTACATTTTTGATTTAGGCGGAGTCCTTTTGGACATCCGCATGAAAAACGCTTACGAACGCTTTGTCGCTTTGGGATTGCCGCCCGCTGAACTTGAGCCGGGCGGTTCTGTTTACAAACTGATGGAAGATTACCAACTCGGGTATGTGACGACCGCAGAGTTCTGCCAGCAAGTCGCGAAGAAATGCTACAATGTAGGCAAGTGCGCCGCAAATGTTTTCGCAAGAAGCGCCGAGGCCCCGACAACGCCTCGCGATATCGAAGAAGCATGGAATTCTATTTGCCTGGGAGTTGCCGACCGCAAATTACAAGCACTCCGTCGCTTGCGCAAAACAGAAGGCGTTGCAAGCGTTTCGCTTTTGAGCAATACAAACGAATTGCATTGGGAATGCTGTTGCCAAAATTGGTTCAATGCGAACGGCAACAAGCTCGAAGACTTTTTCGACAAGATTTTCTTGAGTCAGGAGCTCCATTTGCAAAAGCCCGATCCCGAGATTTTCAAGACCGCCATTCGCGAGCTCGGAGCCTCCCCCGCCGAAACAATCTTCCTTGACGATAGCCCCGTCAACACCGCCGCCGCAGCAGCCTGTGGATTACAGACGCTTACCGTAACGGCAGACATTGACTGGGTGGAAACGTTAAGGATTTAA
- a CDS encoding flavin reductase family protein, which translates to MRKNLGVKTYLYPQPTLVIATYNEDGSANAMVAAWGSISDNNQVAIYVAKTHKTIPNILARKAFTVSMATADHIKAIDYLGITSGNRVADKFAKAGFTSVKSENVDAPLVAELPLTLECKLVSYDEESELLLGEIVNVTADESVLDQDGKLSVEKLAPVCYDSAGHGYYVMERRVGNAFSDGKSI; encoded by the coding sequence ATGCGCAAAAATCTTGGAGTAAAAACATATCTGTACCCGCAGCCGACTTTGGTCATCGCCACTTATAACGAAGATGGCTCTGCAAACGCCATGGTGGCTGCCTGGGGCTCTATCAGCGACAACAACCAGGTTGCCATTTACGTGGCTAAGACCCACAAGACCATCCCGAACATTCTTGCTCGCAAGGCTTTTACCGTGAGCATGGCTACTGCGGACCACATCAAGGCTATCGACTATTTGGGCATTACCAGTGGTAACCGAGTGGCTGACAAATTTGCGAAGGCCGGTTTTACATCCGTCAAGAGCGAAAATGTCGATGCCCCGCTTGTTGCTGAATTGCCTCTCACGCTTGAATGCAAGCTCGTGAGCTACGACGAAGAATCCGAACTTTTGCTCGGTGAAATCGTGAACGTCACTGCCGACGAATCCGTGCTCGATCAAGACGGAAAACTCTCCGTCGAAAAATTAGCTCCGGTTTGCTACGATTCAGCAGGTCACGGCTACTACGTGATGGAACGCCGCGTGGGCAATGCCTTTAGCGACGGAAAGAGCATCTAA
- a CDS encoding EI24 domain-containing protein yields the protein MEQENVSIAKQFKTGFAAYIKAIRLIRANKLTRYLLIPAILNIIVVVAFIFSGVGISDWINGIIERSTENMNGWIHAGMVAIKIILPIVFFALFIFIGGTIVNILMSPIYTFLSEKTETILTGKEFPFDMKQTLKDILRAVVIAVRNTAKQLVLTALCLLLNFIPVAGSIASLILIFIINAYYFGFGFMDYTYERWRLSPKDSRKETHKLKFVAFATGAVYSLPLYLICGSFIAAFIGGVSTVAATLSQLELSEKLPS from the coding sequence ATGGAACAAGAAAACGTATCTATAGCAAAACAATTCAAGACCGGATTTGCCGCATACATCAAGGCCATCCGTCTTATACGCGCAAACAAGCTCACAAGATATTTGCTCATCCCCGCTATTTTGAACATTATCGTCGTGGTCGCCTTCATATTCTCGGGCGTTGGCATTAGCGACTGGATAAACGGCATCATCGAGCGCAGCACCGAAAACATGAACGGCTGGATTCACGCCGGCATGGTCGCCATCAAGATTATCCTCCCCATTGTATTCTTTGCGTTATTCATTTTCATCGGCGGCACGATTGTCAACATTTTGATGTCGCCCATTTACACGTTCCTCTCCGAAAAGACAGAAACCATCCTCACCGGGAAAGAGTTTCCGTTTGACATGAAGCAAACGCTCAAGGATATTTTGCGCGCCGTCGTGATTGCCGTTCGCAACACGGCAAAGCAACTCGTCTTGACCGCCCTTTGTTTGCTTTTGAATTTTATTCCTGTCGCGGGGAGCATCGCATCGCTCATCTTGATATTCATCATCAACGCGTATTACTTTGGCTTTGGATTTATGGACTACACCTACGAACGTTGGCGTTTGTCCCCTAAGGATAGCCGCAAGGAAACTCATAAATTAAAGTTCGTCGCATTCGCCACCGGAGCCGTTTATTCGTTACCGCTTTACCTTATCTGCGGTTCATTCATTGCCGCATTTATCGGAGGCGTTTCGACAGTTGCCGCCACGCTATCGCAACTAGAATTGAGCGAAAAATTGCCATCTTAA
- a CDS encoding glycoside hydrolase family 11 protein — protein sequence MRNSKFFVLSLAVAFATEAYSQDFCNTATHSSESTVVTSNDINDIGNYSYELWADIGNNSATFYTDGSFSCEFNNVNDYLCREGIRYGMNSGLKYTDLGHLYADFKLTDPSFKSYSNVTYSYIGVYGWSQDPLIEWYIVDTWSPYRPNWIGKSTANCDECGLRGTITVDGATYEVYVDKVQRGSIEGDNTPFTQYFSVRKSKRSCGTIDITAHFDGWKSLGLELGNSMYEAKVLGEAGQYPENGNASGTLDFAYAKVYTGEASSTALPQFAPKAKPISNAQVFDLQGKNLGNVNANGDIKSAIKNKFHNTGVYMVK from the coding sequence ATGAGAAATTCGAAATTTTTCGTTTTGAGTCTTGCCGTTGCGTTTGCCACAGAAGCCTATTCCCAGGATTTTTGCAACACAGCAACCCACAGCAGCGAAAGCACGGTCGTCACCTCCAACGACATTAACGATATCGGTAACTATAGTTACGAACTCTGGGCCGACATCGGCAACAACTCCGCCACATTCTATACCGACGGTTCGTTCTCTTGCGAATTCAACAACGTGAACGATTACCTCTGCCGCGAAGGCATCCGCTACGGCATGAATAGCGGGCTCAAATACACTGACCTCGGACACCTTTACGCCGACTTCAAGCTGACCGACCCGTCTTTCAAAAGCTATTCCAACGTGACTTACTCGTACATCGGTGTTTACGGCTGGTCGCAAGACCCGCTCATCGAATGGTACATCGTCGACACCTGGAGCCCGTATCGCCCGAACTGGATCGGCAAATCCACCGCAAACTGTGACGAATGCGGCTTGCGCGGCACCATCACCGTTGACGGCGCCACCTACGAAGTCTACGTCGACAAAGTCCAGCGCGGTTCCATCGAAGGCGACAACACGCCCTTCACGCAGTACTTCAGCGTGCGTAAGAGCAAGCGTTCTTGCGGAACAATCGACATTACAGCCCACTTTGACGGTTGGAAGAGCTTAGGTCTTGAACTCGGCAATTCCATGTACGAAGCGAAGGTGCTCGGCGAAGCGGGCCAATACCCCGAAAACGGGAACGCCTCCGGCACACTCGACTTCGCCTACGCCAAGGTCTACACAGGCGAAGCAAGCTCCACGGCCCTTCCCCAATTTGCACCGAAGGCCAAGCCCATCAGCAACGCACAGGTATTCGACCTGCAGGGCAAAAACCTCGGGAACGTAAACGCCAATGGCGATATCAAGAGCGCCATCAAGAACAAGTTCCACAACACGGGCGTTTATATGGTCAAATAA